The window GTGGGCCCGTTCCGCGACTCGAACGTCCGGATCGAGGCCCTTCTCCTGGAGCGTAGAGATCTCGTCGAAGAGGGTTCGCGGGTTGATCACGCAGCCGTTGCCGAGCACGCCGATCTTGCCGCGAACGGCCCCCGAGGGAACGAGCGATAGCTTGTACGTCTCGCCGTCGTGGACGACGGTGTGTCCAGCGTTGTCGCCGCCCTGATACCGGGCGACGACGTCGGCAGCGTCGCCGTACAGGTCGACGACGCCACCCTTGCCTTCGTCGCCGAGTTGCGACCCGACGATTGTGACGGTCATAACAGCGGCGGATTCTTGCCGGGCCGATAAACAGATTACGGTATTGGCGGCACCCTGCCCGCGTCGGAGATCCCGACGCCGTCCGGGATCGAATCCTCTTTATCCGCTGGGTCCCTCCCCTCGAGTGACACGCAGCAGTCCCGCTTGACAGCCGTCGTCACCGGTCGAGCGGCCGACCTCCGACACGTTTCTCGGATTCGGATCGCAGTCTCCCGTCTCTCAACTCGAAACTCCTCAAAATCGGCGTCGGACCGGCCTCCGCAACCCGAAGCGTTAACTACTCGCAAGAACTATCTTCGGGTTGAGAGTGGTCGACCTGTTTCTGCGAGAGTAACCTTTAAAGGGTACAAAGACAAGTTAACAAATGCCATGATAGATAGACTTGAGAAGGAAGTCGATATGCTAGAACGGCATCTGCAGGTCCTGAAGATGGTCATCGAGAACGAGCCGATCGGGATCGTCAAAATGTCGAACGAGACCGGCTACCCCCACCACAAGGTTCGCTACTCCCTCCGCGTCCTCGAAGAAGAAAACCTCATCGAGCCCTCCAGCCAGGGTGCGATCAAAACCGAGCGCACCGCCGAATTCGTCGACGAACTCGACGGCAAACTCGACGACATCATCGACAAACTCGACGGAATGAAGATCGAGGACGTCCCCGAAGTCGAAAACTAACGCCGACTATCGGACCGACTCGCAGTCGATATCCACCTCCACCGATCGCCCGGAGCGACGCCGACGTGGGGTATCGACTGACCGTTTTTCTGTTCTCCTTCGTCGAATACGCGATCCCACACCAGTTCCGACTGGCGAGGGCAATCGTAACGTAACTGGACAGTCACAGGATCCGCTGTCGACTCGGCACCTACCTGACGCGTCTCGAGAGCGTCTCGACTCGAACACGACCCGAAATCGTGGACCGTGATCCCCCTTACAGTTCGGGGACGTTCATGTGGAACCCTTCCGACCGGGACTCTACCAGACAGAGGTGGTACCCCTGCTTGCGCGAGAGGTTGACGTAACTCAGCTTCGAGCCGCGGCTGAGGAATCCGCTGCTGGTCGCCTGTTCCGTGACCTCGAGCGCCCCCGGTTCGAAGTAACTCGAGGTAACGGCGATGGCGGCCGCGAGGTCGGGGTAGTTGGCCTTGACCGCCGAGGCCGCTTCCTCCAGTTCGGCGAGCGCGGACTCGGTCACCGGGTCGCGGGAGTCGTTGAGCGTCGCGGCCACGAGCGGGTTCCCCCGTTTGTCGAACGCGACGACGTCGAACGTCACTCGATCGGGAACGTCCTCGGTGTCGTCGTCCTCGAGCGAGATAGTGGCGTCCAGTTCCGCGCGGTCGATCCGCGGGATTGCGTCGTAGAGGTCGGCGAGCCCGTTGGCGTGGCCCGTATCGCGGATCTCGTAGAGCGCCCGCTCCGTGAGCCACTCGACGAACCGGTAGGCCATCGACGAGGTGAGAAACTCCTCGTAGGACTGGCCGTCGACCGCGACCTCGCTGGCGTCGAACTCCGTATGGTGCTCGAGCCGCAGGTTCGTCGCGACGTCGCCCCGGTCGGCCTGGCCGTCGTGGGCCGTCTCGAGGGTCGGCTGGCTCTTCGAATCGTACCGGACGAAGAGGTTCGTGCCGGAGAGCGCCCGTGATGGGGCGAGGTCGGTCGCGAAGGACTCGGTTCCGGCCTCTTGCATGCCGCCATCGCGTGCCCGCTCGAGTTCGGTCTCCAGTTCGTCGATGCGGGACTGGAGGCGGTCGACCTGTGCCGACAGTTCCTCGTTTTCCTCGCGGAGCTTGTCCCGTTCGGCAGCCAGTTCCTTGGCCTTCGACTCGACTGCGTCGCGGCGCTGCTCGAGTTCCTCGACGCGCTGGGCCAACTGATTGACGCGTTCGCTTTTCCCGTCGGCGGTCGTCCCGGATCGCCGTCTACTCTCGGTGTTACGGGACCCGGCCTGGGGGTCGGTTGGGTCGCGAGGTGTGCTGGATGGGGATGCCGACCCTGATCCTGCTCCTGCTCCGGAACTGGAACTGGAACCGGAACCGGAACCGGAACCGGAGCCAGCGTTGCGGGCCGACGGCGAGTTCCCGCCCGCGGCCGCACCTGCGCCAGCGCCAGCGCCGGCACTCGCGTTCGAGGCGGCTCCCGACGCGGCGCTCGAGGCTCCCGACTCGTCTGTGGTCTTCTCCGGATCGATCGACGGAATGCTCCTGGTCTCGCGCCACTGTTCTTCCTCCTCGAACCGTTCCTCGAGGTCGTCCTCCGTCTGCTCGTCGCCGGTCCGGTCGGGTGTGGCGGGCGGTTCCGGTTCTGGCTCCGCGTCTTCCTCGTCCTCGGCAGTCCAGGAAATCCCGCTCTGATCGAGCTGTTCGGCTGCGGCTTCGACCGCTTCGGGGTCGGGGGAGCCGGTCGAGGTTGAAGTCGACGCGCTCGCGGGCTCGGAACTCGAGTCGGGTGTCGACTCCGTTGCCTGCTCGGGCGTGGACGGCTCGGCTTCCTCGATCGACGCGTCGGCGTCGGTATCGGCGGGCGGGGCGGGAATGGCGGTGTCGTCCTCGACCGCGGAGTCACCCGACGACTCGCCGTCGGTGATACCGCGGGACCCACCCTCGAGATCGTCGGCATCGTCAGTCGTGATCCCGGACGGATCCGTGCTCGCGTCCGTCTCGGAGGTGTCGGACTCCTCGAGCGTGACGTCGAACGTGCTGGACTCGTCGGCTCCCGCCTCGATGCCGGCTCCGGGATCGACGTCGGCCCCGCTCGGGTCGCCGCTCGAGACGTCGATCTGCTCGATCGCGGACTCCGTGGGGTCGGTTCCGGGTTCGGACTGGGTCCGGCCGGCGTCCGGTTCCGTCGCGGTCGATTCCGTTCCGGATCCCGCCGTTCCCTCGTCGGGTTCCTCCTCGCCTGGAACGTCGGTCACCTCGATGTCGACGTCGGTCACCTCGTAGATGCCGACCTCGTCGGCCGCGCGTTCGAACGCCTCCTCGCCCGTGACGAGCCGTTCGGCGTTGCCGATGTAGGCGGCGGCCATCCGGCGACCGCCGTAGTAAACCGCGTAGTAGTCGCCGCTGAGAACGTTCTCGCTCAGTTCGATGTACCCGGTGAACGACCCGTCCTGGAGGGTGCTATCGACCTCTTTCAGGGGCGTGTCGTTGGTGTAGTACTTGGCCCGCGTGTCGCCGCCGCGTTCTTCCATCGTACACAGCAGCGGCAGCGACGGATGCGGTGCCTGATAGAGCGTGCCGGACGCGTTCCGGAAGTCCTCGATGTCGCCGTCGAACACGCCGACGATACGGCCGTTGAGCAGAAAGAGCCAGGTGCCCGCCGCGGTAACCGCCCCCGAGAAGTCGTCGGCGGCGAGATCGGAGAGACCATCGTAACCGCCGCTGAACGGGCGAGAATCCCACTGCTCGACGCGTTCTTGCGTGCGTGGGTCCATAATTTAACAAGCGGTAACCCCACCAAATACGTTTCGCCTAGATCTTCGACTCGGCGTCCTCGGCCAGCTCCTTCATCCGCTTGCCGATCCGGCCGGCACTCGAGAACTCGTCCTCGCTCATTCCCTTCGCGAGGGCGTTACCGAGGACGAACACGGCGTGTTTGTGTTCGCTCTTCGATTTGTGGACGTGGGAGGGGTCGACGTCGAGCTGGTGGTACGGGTCGAACAGTTCCTCGTCGACGTCCTCCCGCTGGGAGAAGTACTCCATGATGACGACGAGTTCTTCGTGAAGCTCGAGAAGTTCGTCCTTGTGCATGTCCGCGCATACGGACGGTCGGGGCTTAAGGGTTGTGTGGCCCTCAGTCGCAAAACCGGCGTGGACGGGTCCCTCGAAGGCTGACGGCGATTTCGAGCGTTCGTCAGCGTCGGCCCGACGACAGCGGTTCAGCCCCGCTGCCGGGGGGCGATTCAGCGTCGATCACGACTGCCACCATGGACGACCCGAGGAATCGAGAAGCGCGCAACGGCAGAAACGGGCGATGGGGTGGCGACGGCCTCCAGCGAGGGGACTCGAGGCGTGGCACGGTAGCGCGGTCGAACGGGACCGATCAGTCGTCCGCGACGGTCACGTCCCGGTTTCGCTGGCCGGCCGGGAACCACGCGAGTTCGTGGTCGGCGGTCACGCGAACGGCGACGCGCTCGTCGAGGTCGATCCGGTCGGAGTGGTTGTGCATGCACTCGATCGTTTCCCCGGAGTCGAGTTCGACGCGGTACAGCACCGTCGGGCCGAGATACCGGCGGTAGACGACGCGCCCGTTCGTCTCGCCGTCGTCGGCCGGGAACGCGGTCACGTCGTCGGGGCGGACGAGCAGGTCGATCTTGCTGCCGTCGTACTGGTGGGCGAGGCCGTTGACGTCGTCCCGGAGCACGCGACCGATTGCCGTCCGGACCTGATCGCCCTGTACCTCACCCGAGAGGAAACTCGCGTGTCCCAGAAAGCCCGCGACGAACCGCGACTTTGGCTGCTGGAAGACGCGCTCGGGCGTATCTACCTGTTCGATGTTCCCGTCGTTCATCACGGCAACGCGGTCCGAGATGGAGAGGGCCTCCTCCTGGTCGTGCGTGACCGAGACGGCGGTGACGCCGGTTTCCTTGATGATCCGGCGGACCTCTTCGCGCATCTCGACCCGGAGGTCGACATCGAGGTTCGAGAACGGTTCGTCGAGCAAGAGCATCTCCGGTTCGGGTGCCAGCGAACGGGCGAGCGCGATCCGCTGTTGCTGGCCGCCGGAGAGTTCGTCGGGGTAGTCCTCGTCGTGTTCCGAGAGCCCGACCAGTTCGAGCAGTTCGTCCACGCGGGCGTCCCGTTCCTCCTGGCTCCAGTCCTGCAGGCCGAATGCGATGTTCTCGCGCGCGGTGAGGTGGGGAAACAGCGCGAACTCCTGGAAGACGACGCCGACGCCCCGATCCTCCGGCGGGACGAACCGGCCGTTGCCGGCGACCGAGTCGTGACGGAGGGTGATCCGGCCGGCGTTCGGTTTCTCGAGGCCGGCGATCAGCCGCAGCGTGGTCGTTTTACCGCAGCCTGACGGGCCGAGGAGGGTCAGAATTTCGCCGTCGTGGACGGACAGCGACAGCTCCGAGATAACCTCTTCGGCCCCGTACTGCTTGGCGACGTCCTCGAGTTCCAGCACGACGTCTCCCGTCGCTTCTGGGGTCGCCGTCGATTCGTCGGCGGCCGTCGTCAGTAGTTGCCCGTTCGCCATGGTCGACTCCGGCGTCTGCCGGCGTACATAGGTTTAGGGACGCCTAAAACACTTATAGTTGCCGGTCCGTTCCAGCCACCTGGGAACACGAACGAAGACTCAGAGTTCGACGCCGCTGGGGATCAGGCTGTGCTGGCGGAGCAGGCTCCCCTCGTCGTCGTAGACGAGAAACGTCCGTTTGTCGTAAGTGACGTAGGGTTCCCCGTCGAGAGTGATCTCGACCTCGTACCGCCCGTCGTCGTCGTTGGCGGCCTCGCCATAGCCGCGGGCCGCGCGGATGAACTTCAGGACGTCGTCGGCCGCTTCGTTGAGTTCGAGGATGAATTCGCCAGTGATCCGGTTCGTCACGCTCACGACGCCGCGGGCGTCGTCGCCGAGCGGGTCCTGAAGCCGCAGGGCGACGTCCGTCTCCCCGGCCTCGAGGACGTCGCCGTCGGTCCCCGTAAGGCGCTCGCGGAGCATCGTCGCCGGGCCGGTAAAGTCGATCGATACCGAGGGTTTGCAAGGCTCGTCGTCGGTGTCGACCCACTCGACGTTATCGACGTCTAGCGTGAAGTGCTCGCGCCTCATTCCGTGGTTCGTAGTTAGTCCTCCCAGCGTATGAACGTAACGCACGACGGATCGTCGAAACGAA of the Halobiforma lacisalsi AJ5 genome contains:
- a CDS encoding ABC transporter ATP-binding protein, with product MANGQLLTTAADESTATPEATGDVVLELEDVAKQYGAEEVISELSLSVHDGEILTLLGPSGCGKTTTLRLIAGLEKPNAGRITLRHDSVAGNGRFVPPEDRGVGVVFQEFALFPHLTARENIAFGLQDWSQEERDARVDELLELVGLSEHDEDYPDELSGGQQQRIALARSLAPEPEMLLLDEPFSNLDVDLRVEMREEVRRIIKETGVTAVSVTHDQEEALSISDRVAVMNDGNIEQVDTPERVFQQPKSRFVAGFLGHASFLSGEVQGDQVRTAIGRVLRDDVNGLAHQYDGSKIDLLVRPDDVTAFPADDGETNGRVVYRRYLGPTVLYRVELDSGETIECMHNHSDRIDLDERVAVRVTADHELAWFPAGQRNRDVTVADD
- a CDS encoding UPF0058 family protein; amino-acid sequence: MHKDELLELHEELVVIMEYFSQREDVDEELFDPYHQLDVDPSHVHKSKSEHKHAVFVLGNALAKGMSEDEFSSAGRIGKRMKELAEDAESKI
- a CDS encoding DUF7527 domain-containing protein; this encodes MDPRTQERVEQWDSRPFSGGYDGLSDLAADDFSGAVTAAGTWLFLLNGRIVGVFDGDIEDFRNASGTLYQAPHPSLPLLCTMEERGGDTRAKYYTNDTPLKEVDSTLQDGSFTGYIELSENVLSGDYYAVYYGGRRMAAAYIGNAERLVTGEEAFERAADEVGIYEVTDVDIEVTDVPGEEEPDEGTAGSGTESTATEPDAGRTQSEPGTDPTESAIEQIDVSSGDPSGADVDPGAGIEAGADESSTFDVTLEESDTSETDASTDPSGITTDDADDLEGGSRGITDGESSGDSAVEDDTAIPAPPADTDADASIEEAEPSTPEQATESTPDSSSEPASASTSTSTGSPDPEAVEAAAEQLDQSGISWTAEDEEDAEPEPEPPATPDRTGDEQTEDDLEERFEEEEQWRETRSIPSIDPEKTTDESGASSAASGAASNASAGAGAGAGAAAGGNSPSARNAGSGSGSGSGSSSSSGAGAGSGSASPSSTPRDPTDPQAGSRNTESRRRSGTTADGKSERVNQLAQRVEELEQRRDAVESKAKELAAERDKLREENEELSAQVDRLQSRIDELETELERARDGGMQEAGTESFATDLAPSRALSGTNLFVRYDSKSQPTLETAHDGQADRGDVATNLRLEHHTEFDASEVAVDGQSYEEFLTSSMAYRFVEWLTERALYEIRDTGHANGLADLYDAIPRIDRAELDATISLEDDDTEDVPDRVTFDVVAFDKRGNPLVAATLNDSRDPVTESALAELEEAASAVKANYPDLAAAIAVTSSYFEPGALEVTEQATSSGFLSRGSKLSYVNLSRKQGYHLCLVESRSEGFHMNVPEL
- a CDS encoding DUF5793 family protein, producing the protein MRREHFTLDVDNVEWVDTDDEPCKPSVSIDFTGPATMLRERLTGTDGDVLEAGETDVALRLQDPLGDDARGVVSVTNRITGEFILELNEAADDVLKFIRAARGYGEAANDDDGRYEVEITLDGEPYVTYDKRTFLVYDDEGSLLRQHSLIPSGVEL